In Leptolyngbya sp. NIES-2104, the genomic window CAAGGCTGGTTGAAAGCTTCGCTACGCAAGCTTGATCCTGTGAGAAGCACGGATTGGAAACCCTATTACAGTTTCGACGAGGTCGAGAAACTTAAGCCCAATACACCATACCCGCTCGAAATCGAGCTTTGGAATTCAGCGATCGTCATCCCGAAAGGTCATTCGCTTCTTCTTGAAATCGGCAGTCAGAATCAGAGTGGCTGTGGTCTTACCCTTCAAACATCTAACGATCGAGTCTGGGATGCTGACGCAACCATTTACACCGGCGGTTCATTCGATAGCCATCTTTTACTGCCCATCATTCCGGCAAACATCAGTTGGTGACATCTTCTATTGAGAAGTACGGTCAACTTGATATTCTGGTCAGTAATGCAGGGATTGAGCATTTCGGAAAGCTGGAGGAGATTACTCCGCAAGATTTTGAGCGGGTGTTCAGTGTGAATGTCGCGGGTCAACTGTTTGCTACACAGGCTGCGGCTCGCTACCTTCCGTCTGGTGGTCGTGTGGTGCTGACTTCCTCAGTCAGTGCCCAGATTTCGGTTTTTTATCACACACTCTATGCTGCCAGCAAAGCTGCTGTTTCGGCAATGGTACGCAATTTGGCTCCTGAGTTGGGAGAGCGTGGCATTACAATCAATGCCATTGCTCCTGGCGGTACACGGCGACAGATATGGCTAAAGAAAACGCCAAGCTATATACACATCCAGCTTTACGAGAATCGCCTCCAGAGACTTTGCTCAAGAGCAAGACATCACTGCAACGAGTGGTACAGTCAGAGGAAATCGCCGCGGCAGTCACATTTTTAGTCTCTGACGATGCTTCCTATATTACTGGCAGCACACTCGCTGTGGATGGTGGTAGGCTCTAAAGTGGAGCTAGAGCGTGTTGCCAACGGCGAATCTCTAATTCTACTGATGCTCGCACACTGCCGTTTTCAAGGCTTTGAATTTGTTTTCCATAAATCAGCAGTAAGGAGCTGTTAGTGATGTTAAAATCAGACACTTCTGAATCGAATCAACAATTCATCAACGCTTGGAGGTACTTTGCTAGTGCCTGTCCTAACGGAGAAGTTTTAGAAGCGAATAAATTAGCCGTCACCTGGAGCGGTACAGGCAATGTCTTTGTTAATGCTGTCTTTCTTGCTGAACCTGTCTTTGAGGAGGCTGAACTAGAAGCAAAAGCAAAAGCAGCTTGCAATTATGCTAAAGAGCGCAATCAACCCTGGTGGATGGTAGTTGCTGAAGACTGGGTACCAAAATTCCTTCTCCCGCAGATCGATGAAGTGCTTGCTCGACAAGGGCTTGTTCCCTTACTCAAGATCACTGGTATGGCGACTGAGCAACTGCTTCCTTCGACAGCACATCGCTCGAAATTAGACTGTGTTAGCGTAAATAGCCTAGAGATGAGACAGGCTCTCGCTGACATTAATTCGATTAGCTATGATCTTCCTCTTTTACCTTTTCGCGAACCTTTCGAGCTTGACAACTTTTGGCAAGAGATGGTATTCGGTACAGTCGGGTATGTGGACAGTCAACCCGTATCAGCGGCAATAACGCTTCTGATCAACAATGAATTCTATCTAGCATTTGTTGCCACCTTACCGAATTACAGAAATCAAGGTTTTGCTGAAGCTGTTATTCGGCACTCTCTAGAGCAGGCAACGCAGCGCTATGGCAAGAAACGGACTGTTTTACATGCAACGCCTGCTGGTCTTCTAGTGTATCAAAGAATCGGCTATCAACCCACTGCTTGTTTTAGAACTTATGCCTGATGCATCAGCAGCTAGGATAAGCAGATGTTTTGAGATTTACTGGTTCAGACAATTCAATGAAGTGAGGATTTCAGCCTCGCTTTCTCGTTCTTAATCTTTGAAATAATTGAAAATAGGAGGCAGCCATGAAGATACTTGAGAATAAAGTTGCCTTGGTGACTGGCGGAACGTCGGGAATTGGAAAAACAACTGCGATCGCATTCAGCAATGCAGGCTCAAAAGTTGTGCTTTCAGGCAGGCGTGAGCAAGAAGGTGAAGAAACCGCCGATTTGATTCGTCGATCGGGCGGTGAATCTTTGTTTGTGCGCTCAGATGTATCGAGTGAAGCAGAAGTCAAAGCACTCATTGAGAAGACCGTTGAACAGTATGGTCGGCTAGATTGTGCCTTCAACGCTGGAATTGAGCCACCTCTAAAGCCGCTCCATGAGCAATCGGTTGAAGACTTCGACAAACTGATGGCGATTAATGTTCGAGGAGTGTTTTTGTGCATGAAATACGAAATTCAACAAATGCTCACGCAGGGAGGGGGAGTGATTGTCAACAATTCTTCAATGGGTGGTCTGATCGCATTTCCTGGAAATAGTCCTTATCACGCAAGTAAACACGCCGTGATGGGATTGACTCGTTCTGCTGCGCTAGACTACGCCAAGCAAAACGTTCGGATTAATGCGGTCAATCCCGGAATGATTGATACAGATATGATGGATCGTCTTGCACATGGGAATCCAGAGCAGATCACTGCTAGCAACGAAGCTAGCAGCAGCACTATCAGGAGTAGCTAACTGGAGGTGTAACTGCCCGTGATATCCCGCAGCCACCCTAGCAGTAGTGGACTGCCGATTACTGCGACCTGATTGATTGCCATGGCTAAACCCAGCGTAAACCCCAACAAACAATCCCAGCACCGGAACAATCTGGGCAGCCGAAACAAGCAATCTAATCTCGAAAGCATTGAGTTCAAGCGAGGCTTGCAGGTGACTGGATAATGCTCCCAATCCTTGAACCAAAAAGCAGGCAGTTGCTTGAGCGATCGAGAAATGGCAGGATTCATGCCAAACGATTCATTGGTAGTCAGTCCACAATATCAACTTGCTTTAACGTAGCAGCCAATTTTGTCATAAATTCAACAAAGACGCGAACCTTGGCTGAAAGGTAGCGTTTTTGAGGATACAACACAGCGATCGGTAATCCAGCTTGAGTCGCGTAGGATTGAAGAATCGGTTGCAGGTCTCCCCGTGCGATCGCTTTTGCGGCAATAAACTTAGGCAACTGAACGACACCCGCTCCTCCGATCACCGCGTCCAAAATGACTTCTGAGTTATCGAATTTTAGATAACTGTCAACAGCAAGCTCGATCAATTTTCCGTCCTGTTCAAACTTCCAGGTCGGTTCTCGCCGTGTCTGTGGAAAGATAAAGTTGACGCAGCGATGCTGTGACAGCTCTGTAAGTGTTGTCGGCTCACCGTACTGAGCAAGATACTGTGGCGAGGCACAAGTAATGTATCGCGCTGTTCCCAAGTGGTGCATGGCTAAACGGCTATCTGTGTTCAAGCCAATCCGCACCGTCGCATCAACATCGTCCTCAATTAAATCAATCACGCGATCGCTAAATGAAACATTCAGGTTTAGCTCAGGATATTGTGCGGCAAATTGCAGCAGAGCAGGAGCAATATGCAGTTTGCCAAATGTAAAGCTGAGGTCGAGCCGTAATGTTCCGATCGGCAGTGCTTGCAATTGTTTGACTTCGAGTTCGGCTTCTTCCAAGTCGCTGAGAATTTGCTGAGCGCGTTGATAAAATCGACTGCCCGCTTCAGTCAGCGTTAAATTACGAGTCGTTCGTTGAACTAGGCGCACCCCCAATTCATCTTCTAAGCGCAAGACGGCTCGACTCACGGCGGACGGAGCCATGCCTAACTGCCTTGCTGCCTCCGAAAAGCTGCCAGATTGAGCAGAGCGCATAAAGATCATCAGGCTTTTCAGTTTGTCCATTGCTGCACCCGCATCTTTGAATTTTTTGCACAAGTGTTTTGTAGTTTAACTGCTTTTTCTCTTTTCTTGTACAAGCTATCGTTTAGACAAAATTAAATTTCTAGATCTACAAACAGGATTGAGGAAGTAGACATGACACAGCAAACAGATTCAAAACAAACGATCTTAGTCACCGGAGCTACAGGCAACCAGGGCGGTGCAGTAGCACGTCAACTGTTGCAGCGGGGAAATTTTGCGGTTCGCGCTTTTGTACGTGACTTAAACAAGCCTGCTGCCCAATCCCTTCAACAAGCAGGTGCAGAACTCGCAGTCGGAGATTTTAGCGATCGCGCCTCCCTCGATCGCGCTTTACAGGGTGTCTATGGTGTTTTTTCATTGCAGACTTTTCTCAAAGAAGGCGGATTAGAAGCCGAGATCCGAGATGGCAAAACGGTTGCAGACGCGGCAAAAGCGGCGGGCATCCAGCACTTTGTCTACAGTTCGGTAGGAAGTGCTGAACGCAACACGGGCGTTCCCCATTTTGACAGCAAGTTTCAAGTTGAAGAATACATTCGGTCTCTGGGCTTGCCCTACACCATCCTGCGTCCGGTTTTCTTTTTTTACAACTACGCCTCGATGCGCCCAATAATAGAGCAGGGAACGCTGCCCCAACCACTCAGCCCTGAGACAAAATTGCAGCAGCTATCGGAAGAAGATTACGGGGCAATGGTCGCTGAGGTATTCGATCGTTCCACCGAGTTCTTGAACCGCGAAATTGAAGTTGCCAGTGTAGAGATGACCATGACTGAGATCGCGGCAGCGTTTAGCCAAGTTTTGGGCAGGTCTGTCACCTACCAGCAGATTCCGTTTGAAGCATTTGAGCAGCAAGCCGGAGAGGAAGTGACTACCATGTATCGCTGGTTTGAGCGCGTCGGTTATGCAGCGGATTTGGCGCAGTTGAAACGCGAGTTTCCAGCACCAACCGACTTTGAATCCTATTTACGCGGTTCCTTCGGAGTTGCGCGAGAGCGCTAATCGCGGTTGGGCAAAACCAGCCGAAGCCTGACTGATGATATGAACTGCCGCACGACTTGACCAGTATGCAAACAATTAGGAGAGAGCGATGAAAGTATTAATGGTAGGAGCAACAGGTCAGTACGCTAGCCTTGTTCTGCCTGAGCTGAAGCAACGTGGCGCTACCGTGCGGGCGCTGGTGCGAGATGAACGTAAATCGAACGCGGCGCGGCAGCAGGGTGCAGAGGAAACGGCGATCGCCGACCTCAACGACTCAGATAGTCTTCGTGCTGCTGCGACTGGCGTGGACGGTGTGTTTCACATTAATCCTGCCTTTACATCTAATGAAGCAGAATTAGGTGTGGCGATGGTTGAGGCAGCGAAGGCAGCGGGTGTGCAAAAGTTCGTGTTTTCGGGTGCGATTCATCCATCGATCTCGAAGATGAGTAACCATGCAGCGAAACGTTCGGTCGAGGAAGCACTGTACGAGTCTGGGATGGAGTTCACTGTCTTGCAGCCGACGATGTTCATGCAAACGCTTGATAACGGGTGGAATGCCGTGATCGCACAAGGACGCTTCTCCTTGCCCTACTCTAAATCTGCAAAAGCATCCTACGTCGATTACCGCGATGTAGCAGAAGTGGCGGCATTAGCACTGACGGGGAATCGATTAGGCTACGGCACATTCGAGCTATGTGCCCCTGGCATGGTCAACCGCGTAGAATTGGCAGCAATGATGAGTGAAGCGATCGGGAGCACGATTGAAGCGGGCGAACCCTCCTTTGACGAGTGGGCACAGGCAGCACATATTCCAGAGGGTTCTCGGCGCGAGGGCATGAGAACAATGTATGCTGACTATGATCAGCATGGGTTTCCGGGGGGCAATGCGCTGGTGCTGCAAGCCATTCTCGAACGAGAACCCCGGACGCTGCGGCAGTACATCCAAGAACTTGCAAACCGCAAAGTGGCTTCATGACTCAGCATCAGGAGGATTACCAATGCCCAAGATTGAACGTGTCCTCATTGTTGGGGCTGGCATTGCTGGGCTAAGCCTTGCCATTGCCCTTAAGCGTCAGGGACTGAATCCTGAAATCGTGGAGCGTCAAGCAGCATTGCCAACTTACGGTGCAGGGATTTACCTGGTTGGAAACGCGATGCGGGCGCTCGGATCGCTAAATCTAGACGATCCAGTCCTTCGCCAAGGAGCATTAATCCAGACTCAAACCCTGTTAGACGATCGAGGTCGAACGCTTGCCACGATCAACACTGAGAGCGTGTGGGCAAGTTGCGGTCCCTGCGTGGGTATCCGCCGAGTTGATCTCCAGAGCATCCTAGTTGAGGCGTTGGGAGCGGCACAACTTCATTTCTCAACAACTGTGGCTGCACTTGAGCAGCGTGAGAACTTCGTTGCAGTTCAATTTAGCAATGGAACTGAAGGTCATTACGATCTCGTGGTGGGAGCCGATGGTGTGCGATCATCGATTCGCAAGCTGGTGTTTGGGGACTTGCAGCCCCGCTACTGTGGTCAGGTAGGCTGGCGGTTCCTGGTGTCGTGCCCGCCATCAATAACAGGCTGGACTGTCTTTGCTGGGCATCGTGGAGTCTTCCTGTTTGTTCCAGTGGGCAGCGGTCAGGCATACTGTTACGCTGACGCTGTAATTGCTCAGCCGCTGGATGATCCGCTAGAAGGACGATTGGAGCGGCTACGATCGCGCTTCGGGTCTTACGCGAGTCCGGTGCCGGAAGCACTGGCAGAACTCCAGTCTTCAGAACAGATTCACTTTGCGGCGATCGAGGACATTCTACAAGAGCCGTGGGCATCAGGTCGGGTGCTGCTGATCGGGGATGCCGCTCATGCAACGTCCCCCAATATGGCTTCGGGTGCGGCAATGGCGCTTGAGGATGCTCTTGTGCTGTCCAAGCTGAT contains:
- a CDS encoding SDR family NAD(P)-dependent oxidoreductase, whose amino-acid sequence is MTSSIEKYGQLDILVSNAGIEHFGKLEEITPQDFERVFSVNVAGQLFATQAAARYLPSGGRVVLTSSVSAQISVFYHTLYAASKAAVSAMVRNLAPELGERGITINAIAPGGTRRQIWLKKTPSYIHIQLYENRLQRLCSRARHHCNEWYSQRKSPRQSHF
- a CDS encoding SDR family oxidoreductase, translating into MVQSEEIAAAVTFLVSDDASYITGSTLAVDGGRL
- a CDS encoding GNAT family N-acetyltransferase, which encodes MLKSDTSESNQQFINAWRYFASACPNGEVLEANKLAVTWSGTGNVFVNAVFLAEPVFEEAELEAKAKAACNYAKERNQPWWMVVAEDWVPKFLLPQIDEVLARQGLVPLLKITGMATEQLLPSTAHRSKLDCVSVNSLEMRQALADINSISYDLPLLPFREPFELDNFWQEMVFGTVGYVDSQPVSAAITLLINNEFYLAFVATLPNYRNQGFAEAVIRHSLEQATQRYGKKRTVLHATPAGLLVYQRIGYQPTACFRTYA
- a CDS encoding SDR family NAD(P)-dependent oxidoreductase translates to MKILENKVALVTGGTSGIGKTTAIAFSNAGSKVVLSGRREQEGEETADLIRRSGGESLFVRSDVSSEAEVKALIEKTVEQYGRLDCAFNAGIEPPLKPLHEQSVEDFDKLMAINVRGVFLCMKYEIQQMLTQGGGVIVNNSSMGGLIAFPGNSPYHASKHAVMGLTRSAALDYAKQNVRINAVNPGMIDTDMMDRLAHGNPEQITASNEASSSTIRSS
- a CDS encoding LysR family transcriptional regulator, yielding MDKLKSLMIFMRSAQSGSFSEAARQLGMAPSAVSRAVLRLEDELGVRLVQRTTRNLTLTEAGSRFYQRAQQILSDLEEAELEVKQLQALPIGTLRLDLSFTFGKLHIAPALLQFAAQYPELNLNVSFSDRVIDLIEDDVDATVRIGLNTDSRLAMHHLGTARYITCASPQYLAQYGEPTTLTELSQHRCVNFIFPQTRREPTWKFEQDGKLIELAVDSYLKFDNSEVILDAVIGGAGVVQLPKFIAAKAIARGDLQPILQSYATQAGLPIAVLYPQKRYLSAKVRVFVEFMTKLAATLKQVDIVD
- a CDS encoding NmrA/HSCARG family protein produces the protein MTQQTDSKQTILVTGATGNQGGAVARQLLQRGNFAVRAFVRDLNKPAAQSLQQAGAELAVGDFSDRASLDRALQGVYGVFSLQTFLKEGGLEAEIRDGKTVADAAKAAGIQHFVYSSVGSAERNTGVPHFDSKFQVEEYIRSLGLPYTILRPVFFFYNYASMRPIIEQGTLPQPLSPETKLQQLSEEDYGAMVAEVFDRSTEFLNREIEVASVEMTMTEIAAAFSQVLGRSVTYQQIPFEAFEQQAGEEVTTMYRWFERVGYAADLAQLKREFPAPTDFESYLRGSFGVARER
- a CDS encoding SDR family oxidoreductase, with amino-acid sequence MKVLMVGATGQYASLVLPELKQRGATVRALVRDERKSNAARQQGAEETAIADLNDSDSLRAAATGVDGVFHINPAFTSNEAELGVAMVEAAKAAGVQKFVFSGAIHPSISKMSNHAAKRSVEEALYESGMEFTVLQPTMFMQTLDNGWNAVIAQGRFSLPYSKSAKASYVDYRDVAEVAALALTGNRLGYGTFELCAPGMVNRVELAAMMSEAIGSTIEAGEPSFDEWAQAAHIPEGSRREGMRTMYADYDQHGFPGGNALVLQAILEREPRTLRQYIQELANRKVAS
- a CDS encoding FAD-dependent monooxygenase encodes the protein MPKIERVLIVGAGIAGLSLAIALKRQGLNPEIVERQAALPTYGAGIYLVGNAMRALGSLNLDDPVLRQGALIQTQTLLDDRGRTLATINTESVWASCGPCVGIRRVDLQSILVEALGAAQLHFSTTVAALEQRENFVAVQFSNGTEGHYDLVVGADGVRSSIRKLVFGDLQPRYCGQVGWRFLVSCPPSITGWTVFAGHRGVFLFVPVGSGQAYCYADAVIAQPLDDPLEGRLERLRSRFGSYASPVPEALAELQSSEQIHFAAIEDILQEPWASGRVLLIGDAAHATSPNMASGAAMALEDALVLSKLIASERDVTQVLDEYMTQRMPRIRWVHEQTHRRDQIRNLPPLIRNIMTRYLANSVYRANYTPLIAELSESN